The nucleotide sequence TCGCTGTTGCGGCGTCCGGCCTGGTGCTGGGGAACGTGCTGCTGGTGGTTGCCGGCACGCTCGTGGGGGCGTCGGGCACCATCCTCACCCGGGCGATGGCCGCGGCCATGGGCCGCAGCGTGGCCGGCATCCTTTTCGGGGCCTTCCGGGGAGGTTCGACGGCGGGATCCACCGCCGTGAGCGACCGTCCGGTCCGCTCGTCCAGCCCGGAGGACGTGGCGGTGCTGCTGGGCTACGCGCAGCGCGTAATTATCGTTCCCGGGTACGGGCTGGCCGTGGCGCAGGGGCAGCACACCGCGGCGGAGCTGGCACAGGCCCTGGAATCCCGCGGAATCCGGGTGGACTTCGCCATCCATCCGGTCGCGGGGCGCATGCCAGGGCACATGAACGTGCTGCTTGCCGAGGCCAATGTGCCGTACGAATCGCTCAAGGAAATGGGCGAGATCAACTCTGAGTTCCGCACCGCCGACGTCGCGCTGGTGGTGGGCGCGAACGACGTCGTGAACCCGGCGGCCAAGACCACCGCCGGTTCGCCGATCTACGGGATGCCGATCCTTGAAGTGGCGGACGCCCGGCAGGTGGTGTTCCTGAAGCGGTCCATGCGGCCCGGGTTCGCCGGAATCGAGAACGATCTCATGTACGAGCCGCAGACCACGCTGCTGTTCGGCGACGCCAAGGAATCCCTGACAAAGGTGTTGGGCGCGGTAAAGGCCCTGTAGGGTGGGACCTTCGGGACCGCCAGCCCTTCTCGGCGCCCTTTCCGTCAGCGTTCCTTCCCGCCTCGCCGTTACCGAAATGTGACATTTGATGCCCACGTGCGATAGCCTCGGCGGGTGCCTTGGTTCCGCTCAGGGCATTCCCGGGCAGAATGCCGAGCCCTGCCGCTGACCGGGATCCGTTCGCAATGACCCGAAGGCAGGGACGGGGGAACCACGTTAGTACCGGCCTTGCCAGCAAGGCCTAGGGGTTAAGTCCAGACGCTCCGCGCAGCGGGCAATCAGGACCGGGTGACTCCCATCCGAACCCGACAGCTAACCCCGCAGGCATGGGAGAGGCCCATCACCATGTCACGTAAGTCATTCGCGCGCCATCGCGCCACCCCCACGACGTCCATCGCTCTGCAGGGGCTGTCGTATTCCCTCAAGTCCAACGCCGCGACGGTTGCCAAGCCCGCCGCCGCAGCCGCCGTCGCTTCCGGTCTCCTGTTCGGTGCCGGCGCGCCCGCCCACGCTGGTGCCTACGCGCCCGACGCGTCTGGTACTGCCGCTACGCAAGCCGCCACAGGTGCCGCCGGTGCGGTCCAGTCCGCTGCCGGCCAGGCGCTGGCTGCGCCCGCCACGCCTGCAGCCCCCGCCCCGGCAACCGGCGGTTCTGCTGTTGCCGGCGCATCCCACACCGTGGTGGCCGGCGACACCCTCGGTGACATCGCGGCACGCCACGGGGTCAGCCTGGATGCACTCCTCGCGGAGAACGGCCTGTCTCTGGCATCAATCATTTACCCCGGTGACCAGATCCTGATCCCGGGACCGGGCGCTGCTGCAGCACCTGCCGTGCCCGAGGTTCCCGTGGCCCCTGCTGTCCCTGAGGCTCCTGCCCCGGCGGCTCCCGCACCTGCGGCAACCGAGCCCTCCGGCATGGGCATCTACACCGCCTCCGCATCCATAACGCCGGCGGCCGCGCCCCAGACGGCCAGCGGTGTGGGCGCAGCGATCGTGGCTTCCGCCCAGTCGCAGCTCGGTGCCACCCAGGACTGCACCATCCTGGTGGAGCAGGCGCTCCGTTCCATCGGCAAGTCCGTCGGTGACCTCGCGCCCACGCAGTTCTACCAGTACGGCACTCCGGTCTCCTCCCCGCAGCCCGGCGACCTGATGATCAGTGGTGGCCACGTCGGCGTCTACATCGGCGACGGCCAGGCAATCAGCAGCGGCATGAACGGTGTCAACGAAACCATCGTGCACCCGGCCTCCTGGCTCACCGGCTCCACCTACGTGCGGGTGAACGCCTAACAGCGCGGATGTCCGCCCGGCCGGGCGGCAACCGGATACGGCAGCGGCGGATGCTTTGGCATCCGCCGCTGCTGCGTTTAACGGTCGTCGCCGCAGGCTCTGACGGGCGGCCGGGCGGTGCGGTCAGGCTGGCTGACGGGGCTAACTAGCTGTATTGACCACGGACGTTAGTGACGCTCGGCGTGGTTCGGTGACATGAAGAAGACCTCCGGGTGGAGTGGGGCTTGTCTAGAGTCCAATTCCACGCACGGAGGTCTTCATGTCCCACCCTAACGCTCTTCTGACGCCCCGTGGCCGGCTGCAGCTCGCGCAGTGTGTCGTTGACCAATGTTGGAGTCTGCGCCGGGCCGCGGAACGGTTCCAGGTCTCGGTCCCGACCGCTGCGCGCTGGGCTGAGCGCTACCGCGAGCATGGACCGGAAGCAATGGAGGACCGCTCCAGCCGCCCGCACTCTTCGCCTCGGCGGACTGCCACGCGTACCGAGCGGCGGATCATCGCCCTCCGTGTGAACCGCCGGTGGGGCCCTGCCAGGATCGGTTATCTGCTGGGCATCCACCCCTCCACCGTCCATCGTGTGCTGTCCCGCTACCGGCTCGCGAAACTGGCCTGGCTCGATCGCGGCACCGGCAGGGTGATCCGCCGCTACGAACACGACAAGCCCGGGGACCTGGTCCACGTCGACATCAAAAAGCTCGGCCGTATCCCCAATGGCGGCGGACACCGGGTCCTGGGCAGGACCGCCGGGTGGAAGAACAAGACCGGCACCACGGCCAACCGCCGGCCCGGCTATCACTACCTCCACAACGCCGTCGATGACCACTCACGTCTTGCCTACAGCGAGATCCTCACCGACGAGAAAAAGGAAACAGCAGCAGCCTTCTGGTCCCGGGCCAATGCCTGGTTCAACGCCCACGGAATCACCGTCCAGCGCGTCCTGACCGATAACGGGAACTGCTACCGGTCCCGCGCTTTCGCTGAAGCCCTGGGCCCGGACATCAAGCACAAACGCACCCGCCCCTACCGGCCACAAACCAACGGCAAGGTCGAACGCTTCAACCGGACCATGCTCGAGGAATGGGCCTACATCCGCCCGTACCGCTCAGAGGCCGAGCGTGTCGCCGCTTTCCCCGACTGGCTCCATGCCTACAATCACCACCGAGCCCACACCGCCCTCAAAGGTCAGACACCGGTCAGCCGCGTCACCAACCTCTCAGGTCAATACAACTAGCCGCCGTGCGGCGGCAGCGCCTGTGCGGCGCGAACGACGGCGCCCGTCACCTCTGTGAGGCCCGGCGAGTCCAGCGTCCACACCTGCCAGTAGAGCCGGAGGTCCTCGCTCCACGAAGGGTCAAGCTCCACGAGTTCGTTCTCCGGGTCCTGCTGGTCGGGCACCATGCCCCATCCCAGGCCCGCGTGCACCGATTCGACGTACTGGACCGAATCGGGAATGAAGTGCTGCGGGGGCGTGGCGTCCGGGGCGACGCGCGCGAGGACGGCGAGCTGGTGGGTGTCCTTCCGGTCGTACTGCATGACCGGGGCCGCGGCGAGGGCCTCCGGTGTGGGTCCGTCGGGAAACCAGCGGGCCACAAACTCACGTGATGCCTTCGCCCGGTACACCATGATGCCCAGCGGGCGGATAGTGCATCCCTGCACCGGCCGGGGATCCGCGGTAATCGCTGCGACGGCGTCCCCGGACCGCAGGAGATCGGCCGTGGCATGCTCATCGTCGCGAAGCAGCTCAAGGGCCACCCGCCCGCCAAGCGCAATCTCCCGGTAAGCGGCCGGCAGCCACGTTGCGATCGAGTCGGCATTGGCCACGACCGGAACCCGCAGCCGTCCGGCACCGGGCAGTCCGCCACCGTCCGCCTCCGCAGGCGCGGAACCGCGGAGGGCAAGGACCGCCTCGTCGGCGAGGAGCAGGAGCTGGCGGGCCGAGCGGAGGAGCTGCTCGCCGGCCGGCGTTGGCCGGACCGGCTTGAGGCGGCGCACCAGGACGCTTCCCACCGAGCGTTCCAGGGCTTTGATGCGCTGGCTCACCGCTGAGGGCGTGAGGCGAAGTTCGCTTGCCGCGGCATCGAAGGTTTCGTGGTCGACCACGGCGGCCAAGGCCCTGAGCTGATCGAGTTCCATGAAGAGATTCTAATGGAACTGCAGAAAAAATGAATTGTGTTTAAGATTCTCGAGCCGTACCGTCGAAGGCATGATCCCCTTCCTGACCGGTTTCGGCGCCGGCCTCAGCCTCATCGTCGCCATCGGAGCCCAGAACGCGTTCGTCCTGCGGCAGGGCCTCAAGCGTGAAGGCGTGCTGCCCGTCGTCCTCATGTGTCTCGTGAGCGATGCTGTCCTGATCTTTGCCGGCGTCGGCGGGATTGGTGCGCTCATCCAGAGCGCCCCGGTCCTGCTCACTGTGGTGCGCTGGCTCGGCGTCGCGTTCCTTCTTTCCTATGCGGTCTTCGCTGCCCGGCGGGCCCTGCGGCCCGGGGCGCTGAAGGCTGCAGATGCTCCAGGCAAGGGGACTGTCTGGTCGGCGGTGCTTACCGCCGCCGCCATCACCTGGCTCAACCCGCACGTGTACCTCGACACGCTCGTACTGCTGGGCTCACTGGCCAACACACACGGCGATCCCGGCAAATGGCTCTTCGGCGCGGGCGCTGCCACGGGCAGCGCACTGTGGTTTCCGCTGATCGGCTACGGGGCGCGCGGCCTCAGCAGCTTCTTCGCGCGGCCCGCTTCGTGGCGCATCCTCGACGGCGGTGTCGCCCTGCTCATGCTCACCCTGGCCTTCTTCGTCGCCACGGGGCACTGACACTTTCAGCACGTGCTCCCGGCGGCAAGTGCCCCGGGCCGTTTTGCCAGGCCGGGCGGCCGGCGGCCGCGTTAAGCGGCGCTCTCCGCCATTCGGTCGAGGATGCCGGTGATGACGTCCAGTGCGGCGGCCAGCTGCAGGTCGGTCGGGGCGCCGTACCCGATGACCAGGCCGTTTTCCGGCGTCCGTCCGAAAAAGTAGCTTCCAAGCGGAACGACCCGGACCCCGAGTGCCAGTGCTTCCTCGGCCAGACGCGCGGCAGGAATGTCCGGCTGGAGCCGGATGACCGCGTGCAGGCCGCCGTCGAGGGCTGCCAATTGCAGGTCTTCCCGTCCTCCGAGCCGGTCGAGCAGGAGTGCGCGGCGATGGGAGTACTGGCGCCGTGCCCGGGCGATGTGGCGCGCGAGGCCGCCGCCGGTGATGTAGTTGGCCAAGGCCGACTGCAGTACCCCGGGAACGGGTGACCCGAGGTCACGCCGGGTGTTTTTTAGGCGCTGCCCGGAGGTGCCGCGCACCACCAGGTAGCCGCACCGTAGCCAGGGGCTCAGCGACTTTGAGAAGGTGCCCACCAGGACGACTTCAGCCGAGGACGGCAACGAGGCGAGGGCGGGCAGGGGCATCCGCCGGTGCCGGAATTCACTGTCGTAGTCGTCCTCGAGGATGAGCGCCCCGTTGGCCTCAGCCCACGCCAGCAGCGCCAGCCGTTCCTGCACCGGCATCCGGCCGCCTAAGGGGTACTGGTGGCTGGGTGTCACCAGGATGGCGTCAGGGCGGGGATCAACGGACGCAAGCTGTGCCGCCTGCGGCCCGTCGACGGCAACCGGCAGGGTTTCCACTGCGGCGCCGGCCGCGGAAAGCACCCGCCGGGCCGTGGGATAGCCCGGGTCCTCCATCAGAACGCGGGGCCGGTCCGCCTGGGCACGGAGTGTTGCGACCGCCAGATGCAGGGCGTCACTGGTGCCCGCTGTGATGATGATGTCGTCGGCACTTACCGTAAGTCCGCGGGACGCGGCGAGGTGATCGGCCACGGCCGTGCGAAGGGCCGGAGTGCCCAGGGCATCCGGTAGCTCAACCTCCACCGGCTCGGCAACGGCCTGCCGCCAGGCGGCCCGCCAGTCGCGGTCCTGGAAGGGGGTGCCCGACGGTCGCCCCGGCGTGAGGTCGATGGCAGCAGTCTGTTCCGTGCCGGATCCTGCTTGCAGGCTTTCCGGGACCATGCCCCGGCCGTCCGAACGGACCGCCACGCGGGTGCCCCCGGAGCCGCGGCTTTCCAGGTACCCCTCGCCGGCCAGTTGCTCGTAGGCGCGGACCACCACCCCACGGGAGACACCCAGTCCGGCGGCAAGGCGCCGCGACGCCGGAAGCGAGTGCTCCGGCCTGAGGGTTCCTTCCAGGATGGCCTCCCGCAGCCGGGCGACCAGTTGGGCGGCAAGCGGAACGCGGCTCTGCTGGTCGAGAACCAGCGGCAGTTCAGCTTCGATCTTGGTCCTCCTAAGTTATCGATTCTTGGATCTATGCTAGGACCAATCCGGCTGTGAGCATGAAGGCTGAACCAACGCTGAACTGAAAAAGAGGACCAGTCCGTGTTTACCGGCCTTTATGCATTTCCCCTCACTCCGCTGGTCGGAGAGATCGTCGACGAAGCCGCCTTTGCGCGTCTCGTCTCGCGCTGCGCAGACGCCGGGGTGGATTCCATCGGCGTGCTGGGGTCGACGGGCATCTACACCTACCTGCTTCGCGAGGAACGCCGCAAGGTTGTGGAGGCAGCCGTTGAGGCTGCCCAGGGGATTCCGGTGGTGGCCGGCGTCGGCGCCATGCGGACCCGTGACGTGCTTGCGTGCGTCGAAGATGCCCAGGCTGCCGGCGCCTCGGGCCTGTTGCTGGCGCCGGTGTCGTATCAGCGGCTGACCGAAGAAGAGGTCTACCGTCTCTATTGCGAGGTCTCGTCCGCGTCCGATCTGCCGGTGGCCGTCTACGACAATCCGGCCACCACGGGGTTCACCTTCACCGATGAACTCCACGGCCGCATCGCCGAACTGCCCGGCATCGCCTCAATCAAGTTCCCGCCCCCGGCACCGGGCCAGGCTGCTGCCCGGATCGCCCGGCTCAGGGCGGTGGTTCCCGGCGGCGTCACACTCGGCATCAGCGGAGACTGGGCGGCAGCGGAGGCAATGCTCGCCGGGTGCGACGTCTGGTATTCCGTCATCGCCGGCCTGTTTCCGCAAACGGCCAAAGTCATTGTCGATTCCGCTGTGGCTGATCCCGCGCTTGAGGCCTCTGCCGCGCTGGAGCCCGTATGGGCGCTCTTCCGCACCTACGGGAGCCTGCGCGTCACTGCCACCATGGCCGAAGTGCTCGGCCTGGTCGAGGCGCCGTGCCTGCCCCGGCCGTTGCAAAGCCTCGACGCCGGAGGCCGCTCCAAGGTGGAGGAGGCCCTGCGCCTCTCGGGCCTCGGCTCCTGAGGACGTGCGGCATGGGTAGTTTGGATCGCAGCATGGCGGAAAAACAAGGACAGGATGCGCGGGGGCAACAAACAGAGCAGGGCCCGACCCCGGCCGGTGGCGGACTGGCCCGCTACGTGGCGGCGGCGGCGGTGGCGCGGACAGCGGATGGCGGAGCGGTCGTAGCGATTGTCCTCATGGTCACAACAGCCGGCGGGCCGGGTTGGCTCGCGGGCCTGCTCGGCGCCTGCATCACCGGGCCCCACTTGCTGGGCCCGCTGGTGGCACGGAGCCTGGACTCCTGCCGCGACGGACGCGTCCTGATCGCGTGGGCGTGCATCGTCCATGGCGCCACCTTGGCGGCTGCCGTGCTGCTGTACCCGGTGGCATGGCCGGTCACCGGCATCCTGCTGGTGGTTTCGGGGCTCGTCGGGCCGCTGTTGACCGGGGGCATCAGCAGCCGGCTTCCTGCGATCGCCGGGCAGGACCGGATCGGCCAGCGCCGCGCCCAGGGCTGGGACGTGGCCACCTACGGCATCGGCGGAACCATCGGTCCGAGCATCGTGGCCGCTGTCTCGGCATGGGCCGGCGCCACTGTGGCCGCACTCATTCTTTCTGCGGCCACACTGGTTGCGGCCGGCGTCGTGCGGTTGCTGCCCTACGCCCCTCCCGCCGCGGCGTCAGCCGACATTCCCGGCCCGTTCCGGACGCTCCGGATCATGGTTTCCTCCGGCCGGCTCCGAAGAATGCTGTACCTGACCGTGACGGTGGCGTTCTCAGTCGCTGCGCTGCCCATCACAGCCGTCGCCTCCGCCGCCATGTTCCAGGTCCAGCCGGCCGCCGCCGGTGTCCTGACGGCCGCTTACGGGCTGGGCGGACTGGCTGGCTCGGCGGCCGTGATGCTCCGGCCGCTGCGCGGTGATGCCGACCGGCTGGTCACCCGGCTCGCTGTGCTGGTAGCCGCGGCGCTCGCCGTGGCCGCACTGTCGGTGTCCTTTGTGCCGGCCGTTGCCGCCTATGCGGTCGCCGGGCTTCTGAACTCATACTTCTTCGCCGCCACACTGGCCGCCCGCAGCGAGTTTGCTCCGCCGCACGTCCGCGGGCAGGTCTTCGTCTGGGTTGGTGCCCTAAAGATCGCCGCCGGGTCCGCAGGCACGGTGGCGGCCGGCGCGGTCATGAGCCCGGAGCCCCGGCTTCCGCTGTTCCTGGTCTCCGCCTTCATTCTGGCCGTGGCCGCTGCCTCGGTCCTGGACCGCCGGAGCGCCGAATGGCCGGAGGCCGCGCCCTGAGCCACTTATTGCGGGCAGAGGGCATGAGGAACTTGCGGCCGGATTGGCGGGTTCGTCCCCAGAACCGGGGAACGCGGCTACGATGTGAGTTCCAAGGGCTTTCGGGCCCTCCGCCGCAGCTGAAGGACGCCATGACAGCCCAGAACGCTTCCTCGCCGCCACGGGCCGCCGTGGTGGTCAACCCCGCCAAGGCTGTTGGCGCCGACCTCAAAGCCTCGCTGTACCGGCTGTGCGAAACACAGGGCTGGGCCGAGCCAATGTGGCTGGAGACCACACCGGAGGACCCGGGCGTCGGGCAGGCGAGGGAGGCACTCGAGGCGGGGGTCGACGTCGTTATGGCCGCGGGCGGCGACGGCACCGTCCGGTGCGTGGCAGAGGCGCTGGCCGGAACGGACACACCCATCGGGCTGGTGCCGCTGGGGACCGGCAACCTGCTGGCCCGCAACATGGGGGTGGACATCACCGACCCCATTTCCGCCGCCTACGACGTCCTGAACGGCACCGAACGGACGGTGGACGTCGCCAGGACCACCTTTGACGGGTCCGACGGCGAGAACGTGTTCCTGGTGATGGCCGGCGTCGGCTATGACGCAGCGATCATGGCCGATACTGTCGACGCCCTGAAGGACCGGATGGGCTGGCTCGCCTACGTTGAAGCGGGGATCCGCAAACTGCCCGGCAAGCCGGTCAGGGCCACGGTCCGCGTGGAAGGCAAGCACCCGGTCAAACGGCGGATCCGCAGCGTGATGGCCGGAAACTGCGGCCGGATCATGGGCGGCATCGAGATTTTCCCGGAAGCCAAGATCGACGACGGCGTGCTGGACCTGCTGGTCCTGGCCCCCAAGGGGCACTTTGGCTGGCTCGGCGTTGCGGCCGGCATCTTCGGCCGCCGGAAGAACCAGAAGGAATCTGCAGAGTATTTCCAGGGCAAGAAGGTTGAAGTGACGTTGGAACAGGCGGAGGAGTTCCAGCTTGACGGCGACCACGTAGGCACCGTCAAACACCTCACCATCTGGGTGGACCCGGGGGCTCTGAAAGTCCGGATGTAGTGCGCTGCTGGCGGCTCCCAAGCCGCCAGCAGCGCAGGGTCAGTCCGCGAGCAGCCGGCCCCACTTTGGCGCGAGCAAGGGGGACCCGGCGAGTTTGAGGCAGTGCCAGAGCGTGACGGCCACGGAGTCGAGCACCGGAACACCCGTGCCCGCTTCGATCTCCGCCGCGATGTTGGCGCCGTACAGGTTGGTGCAGAGGTAGATCAGCGCGTCGGGGGCGTCAGCCGCAAGCTCCAGGGAGCCCGGACGCATCTCGTCGTCGGTGACCCGGCCGAAGGACTCGTTGTCGCTCAGGCCCAGGCAGCGGTGGCTCACGGTCTTGATGCCGTCCCGCTCGTAGGAGCCGATGATGGCGTGGTTGACGTCCTCCGTGTACGGCGTGAACAGGCCGATCCGCTCCGTGCCGAACGTGCGGAACGCCTCCAGGTACGCCAGCGTGGACGTCGTGGCGGGAATGCCGGTGGCGTCGGTGATCTCGTGGACCAGGTCGCGGTCATGCCCGGATCCCAGCCACGAGCCGGAGGTGCCGTTCCACGCGATTACGTCCACGTCCGCCGTCGCCAGCAGCCGGGTGGCCTCGCGCATGACGGCCGGGTCGAACTGCCTGTCCGATGAGTCGTCCAGCGCGATCCGGGTGACCGGGATCCGGGTGAAATGGATGGTGACATCGGTGCGGTCGCCCAGGATCCGGTAGCTCTGCGGCTCCAGGCACGTGTTGGAGGACGGCACGATCATGCCGATCCGGGTGTTGCGTTTGACGGCGGTCATGGCGTGCTCCTAGAGGGTGGCGGGGGACAGATCAGCAATGGCGGCGTGGTGTTCCCGGAAGCCGTTCCGGGCCACGAAGCGGCCCACGGCCCCCGGATCATGGAAGCCCTCCCGGTCCAGCACCACCCGGCCTGCGGAAACCACGACGGCGGGCCACCCCGCCAGTGTGCGGCCGTCGAACGGCGAGAAGTCGGTGCCCATGTGCAGCGCGCCGCCGTCCACGGTCCGCTGCTCGGCGGGATCGAAGAGCACGAGGTCCGCGTCGAAGCCCTCGGCGACGGCGCCCTTCCCCGGCAGGGCGTTGATGCGCGCCGGGCCGGCGGAGAAGACCTCCACGAACTCCTCGACAGTGCTGCCGGCATCAGCCATGGCCGTGAACGTGACGGGCATGCGGGTCTCCACGCCGGGCAGCCCGTGCGGCATGGCGCGGACGTCATCGGTGCGTTCCCGCTTCTGCGTCAGGTCATAGCAGGAATGGTCCGAGGACACGGTGTGGATGGCGCCGGCCGCGAGCCGCTCCTTGAGCGCGGCAACGGTTTCCGGGCTGCGCATGGGCGGGCAGCAGGCGTACCACTCCGGGAAGGCCGAGCCGTAGACGGTGTCATCGAGCGTGAGGTAGTGCGGGCAGGTTTCCGAGTAGGCCTCCTGGCCGAGGGACCGCGCTTCGGTGACCAGGTCCACTGCCCCCGGCGTGGACTGGTGGACGAAGTACACGGGAGCCTTGGTGTACGCGGCCATGGCCAGGGTTTCCTTCACGGAGATTTCCTCGGCCAGTTCGGGACGGGTCCTGTGCAGGTGCTCGATGCCGATCCGGCCGTCGTCGGCGTGCTGTGCGGTGCAGTCGCTGATGATGGGATCGTGCTCGGCGTGGATGTAGGTGAGCCCATCCAGCCGGACCATTTCACGCATTACCTTCAGGATCGTGTCACCGTCGGCCATGGTGGTGCCGCGGTTGGTGGTGTACATCTTCACGGAGCGGACGCCCTCGGCGGCGAGCTGTTCGAGCTGCCACGGCACGGTCTCGTCCCAGCTGATGACGGAGCCGTGAAGCGCCACGTCGCAGCGGGACTCTTGAGCCAGTTCCTTCTTGTTGAGCACTGCCGCAAGCGGGGTTTCGCGGGCGTCGCGGGGGATGCCAAAGTCGATGATCGTGGTGGTGCCGCCCCAGAGGGCAGCGGTTGAGGTGGTTCGGTAATCGTCCAGGGTGCGGAACCGGCCGGTCACCTGGGCCACGTGGCAGTGTCCGTCCACGCCGCCGGGGATCACCAGCAGGCCGCCGGCATCGATGGTGCGCAGCGCCTCGGGTGCGG is from Arthrobacter sp. QXT-31 and encodes:
- a CDS encoding ArgP/LysG family DNA-binding transcriptional regulator, yielding MELDQLRALAAVVDHETFDAAASELRLTPSAVSQRIKALERSVGSVLVRRLKPVRPTPAGEQLLRSARQLLLLADEAVLALRGSAPAEADGGGLPGAGRLRVPVVANADSIATWLPAAYREIALGGRVALELLRDDEHATADLLRSGDAVAAITADPRPVQGCTIRPLGIMVYRAKASREFVARWFPDGPTPEALAAAPVMQYDRKDTHQLAVLARVAPDATPPQHFIPDSVQYVESVHAGLGWGMVPDQQDPENELVELDPSWSEDLRLYWQVWTLDSPGLTEVTGAVVRAAQALPPHGG
- a CDS encoding NAD(P)(+) transhydrogenase (Re/Si-specific) subunit beta — encoded protein: MTLLDPNVTALLYLAAAVFFILALKGLNSPRTARRGNLIGAFGALVAVATVFLSTRLDNVPLILGAIAVGSGVAAPVARRVKMTQMPQLVALFNGVGGGAAALVALLELPHAEDAWVRVAVVFTLLVGAVSFAGSAVTFAKLQELMTTRPVVFPGLPVLMGIVLLAAVGTAAAVVLGGSLILALLLLLLGLVAGVLLVLPVGGADVPIVISLLNAFTGLAVAASGLVLGNVLLVVAGTLVGASGTILTRAMAAAMGRSVAGILFGAFRGGSTAGSTAVSDRPVRSSSPEDVAVLLGYAQRVIIVPGYGLAVAQGQHTAAELAQALESRGIRVDFAIHPVAGRMPGHMNVLLAEANVPYESLKEMGEINSEFRTADVALVVGANDVVNPAAKTTAGSPIYGMPILEVADARQVVFLKRSMRPGFAGIENDLMYEPQTTLLFGDAKESLTKVLGAVKAL
- a CDS encoding maleate cis-trans isomerase family protein; its protein translation is MTAVKRNTRIGMIVPSSNTCLEPQSYRILGDRTDVTIHFTRIPVTRIALDDSSDRQFDPAVMREATRLLATADVDVIAWNGTSGSWLGSGHDRDLVHEITDATGIPATTSTLAYLEAFRTFGTERIGLFTPYTEDVNHAIIGSYERDGIKTVSHRCLGLSDNESFGRVTDDEMRPGSLELAADAPDALIYLCTNLYGANIAAEIEAGTGVPVLDSVAVTLWHCLKLAGSPLLAPKWGRLLAD
- a CDS encoding LysE/ArgO family amino acid transporter gives rise to the protein MIPFLTGFGAGLSLIVAIGAQNAFVLRQGLKREGVLPVVLMCLVSDAVLIFAGVGGIGALIQSAPVLLTVVRWLGVAFLLSYAVFAARRALRPGALKAADAPGKGTVWSAVLTAAAITWLNPHVYLDTLVLLGSLANTHGDPGKWLFGAGAATGSALWFPLIGYGARGLSSFFARPASWRILDGGVALLMLTLAFFVATGH
- a CDS encoding diacylglycerol/lipid kinase family protein translates to MTAQNASSPPRAAVVVNPAKAVGADLKASLYRLCETQGWAEPMWLETTPEDPGVGQAREALEAGVDVVMAAGGDGTVRCVAEALAGTDTPIGLVPLGTGNLLARNMGVDITDPISAAYDVLNGTERTVDVARTTFDGSDGENVFLVMAGVGYDAAIMADTVDALKDRMGWLAYVEAGIRKLPGKPVRATVRVEGKHPVKRRIRSVMAGNCGRIMGGIEIFPEAKIDDGVLDLLVLAPKGHFGWLGVAAGIFGRRKNQKESAEYFQGKKVEVTLEQAEEFQLDGDHVGTVKHLTIWVDPGALKVRM
- a CDS encoding LysM peptidoglycan-binding domain-containing protein — translated: MSRKSFARHRATPTTSIALQGLSYSLKSNAATVAKPAAAAAVASGLLFGAGAPAHAGAYAPDASGTAATQAATGAAGAVQSAAGQALAAPATPAAPAPATGGSAVAGASHTVVAGDTLGDIAARHGVSLDALLAENGLSLASIIYPGDQILIPGPGAAAAPAVPEVPVAPAVPEAPAPAAPAPAATEPSGMGIYTASASITPAAAPQTASGVGAAIVASAQSQLGATQDCTILVEQALRSIGKSVGDLAPTQFYQYGTPVSSPQPGDLMISGGHVGVYIGDGQAISSGMNGVNETIVHPASWLTGSTYVRVNA
- the pdxR gene encoding MocR-like pyridoxine biosynthesis transcription factor PdxR; protein product: MEAELPLVLDQQSRVPLAAQLVARLREAILEGTLRPEHSLPASRRLAAGLGVSRGVVVRAYEQLAGEGYLESRGSGGTRVAVRSDGRGMVPESLQAGSGTEQTAAIDLTPGRPSGTPFQDRDWRAAWRQAVAEPVEVELPDALGTPALRTAVADHLAASRGLTVSADDIIITAGTSDALHLAVATLRAQADRPRVLMEDPGYPTARRVLSAAGAAVETLPVAVDGPQAAQLASVDPRPDAILVTPSHQYPLGGRMPVQERLALLAWAEANGALILEDDYDSEFRHRRMPLPALASLPSSAEVVLVGTFSKSLSPWLRCGYLVVRGTSGQRLKNTRRDLGSPVPGVLQSALANYITGGGLARHIARARRQYSHRRALLLDRLGGREDLQLAALDGGLHAVIRLQPDIPAARLAEEALALGVRVVPLGSYFFGRTPENGLVIGYGAPTDLQLAAALDVITGILDRMAESAA
- a CDS encoding MFS transporter, whose amino-acid sequence is MAEKQGQDARGQQTEQGPTPAGGGLARYVAAAAVARTADGGAVVAIVLMVTTAGGPGWLAGLLGACITGPHLLGPLVARSLDSCRDGRVLIAWACIVHGATLAAAVLLYPVAWPVTGILLVVSGLVGPLLTGGISSRLPAIAGQDRIGQRRAQGWDVATYGIGGTIGPSIVAAVSAWAGATVAALILSAATLVAAGVVRLLPYAPPAAASADIPGPFRTLRIMVSSGRLRRMLYLTVTVAFSVAALPITAVASAAMFQVQPAAAGVLTAAYGLGGLAGSAAVMLRPLRGDADRLVTRLAVLVAAALAVAALSVSFVPAVAAYAVAGLLNSYFFAATLAARSEFAPPHVRGQVFVWVGALKIAAGSAGTVAAGAVMSPEPRLPLFLVSAFILAVAAASVLDRRSAEWPEAAP
- a CDS encoding IS481 family transposase — protein: MSHPNALLTPRGRLQLAQCVVDQCWSLRRAAERFQVSVPTAARWAERYREHGPEAMEDRSSRPHSSPRRTATRTERRIIALRVNRRWGPARIGYLLGIHPSTVHRVLSRYRLAKLAWLDRGTGRVIRRYEHDKPGDLVHVDIKKLGRIPNGGGHRVLGRTAGWKNKTGTTANRRPGYHYLHNAVDDHSRLAYSEILTDEKKETAAAFWSRANAWFNAHGITVQRVLTDNGNCYRSRAFAEALGPDIKHKRTRPYRPQTNGKVERFNRTMLEEWAYIRPYRSEAERVAAFPDWLHAYNHHRAHTALKGQTPVSRVTNLSGQYN
- a CDS encoding dihydrodipicolinate synthase family protein, with the translated sequence MFTGLYAFPLTPLVGEIVDEAAFARLVSRCADAGVDSIGVLGSTGIYTYLLREERRKVVEAAVEAAQGIPVVAGVGAMRTRDVLACVEDAQAAGASGLLLAPVSYQRLTEEEVYRLYCEVSSASDLPVAVYDNPATTGFTFTDELHGRIAELPGIASIKFPPPAPGQAAARIARLRAVVPGGVTLGISGDWAAAEAMLAGCDVWYSVIAGLFPQTAKVIVDSAVADPALEASAALEPVWALFRTYGSLRVTATMAEVLGLVEAPCLPRPLQSLDAGGRSKVEEALRLSGLGS